Genomic window (Cellulosilyticum lentocellum DSM 5427):
TATTTTACATAGACACTAAATGTATAGGTTTCACCCGCTTTAAGTGTATCTTTTAGCTCCTTTGAAACACCATGCCAATTAGAGGTCCTGTTTGTTACATACAAACAATGATTAGTTGAATCAATGGTGAGGCTGGAACTGGTTGTAGTAACCTGCGCATCTCCTCTTGCTATCCAGCCCTCAGTACCTCCATCAAAATTGTAGGTGATAGTGCTTGGCGTTGAACTAGCAAAGAGACAAGGTGTTATTCCAAGCACTGAACTTGCAAGTAAAGTTGAAGTTGTGAGATAAGCTATCCTTTTTTTTAGTAGACTCATATTCATTCTCCTTCTTTGATAAATTTGTTTCAATGAAAAATTGTGCAAGTTGACTCTACACAAATAAAAATAAATAAAATCTTATACATATTTAATCATAGCATTCAGAAAATTAAAGGCATACCAACTAATTAAAGGGAAAATCACTAATAATTATATCAATTTAACTAAATTACTATTAATAATAACTATTTTTCTGCAGGAATGCTAAAAATAGTCATTTAGGTAAAAAAGAATATTTTCTTAATAAAAAAGGAGTAGGAACCAATGGTTCCTACTCCTTAAGTATTTCATGAGAAAAATTAATTTTAAAATCTAAATCCTGCAAGCCTAAGAAATACTTGGTACAAATGCAAACGCCACCTATTAGAACGGAAGTCCCTTGTAATTTTGAAGGAACAAGATGACAGAAGTTATGCATTCTATTTTTTAAAAGTGCTGAGATTTGTTCAAGTAAAAGTGGAAATTCAGTAGTGAGAGCACAGTTGATGACAATAACATTTGGGTTAAGCACATTTAAAATATTATTAATACCTATAGCCATATATTTAATAAAGCTTTGAATAATTTCGATTGCTATAGGATCTTGTGTACGATAAGCCTCAATTAACATTTCTATACTAGCAGTAGGTAAATGCTTCTTTTCTGTAAAATCTAATAGCAGAGAACGTTCAGAAGTATATTGCTCAAAACATCCTAAGTTACCACAAGGACAAGGTTTTCCATCGACTTCTACAATGGTATGTCCGAATTCACCGGCATTACCATTAAAGCCAGAAAAGAGTTCATGGTTGATAATAAGCCCCAGTCCTATTCCTGAATGGATGCTAATACCTACCATATTAGGGTAGTGATAACAAAATGCTTTTTCACCAATAATGGATAAATTAGCTTCATTCTCTAAATAAACAGAAGCAGAAAAGTGCTTTTCTAATAAAGTGGAAAAGTCAATACCACAATATGGACTATATGGAGCAAATGTAATTTGGTTCTGACTAACGACACCATGAATACCAATACAAATCCCCACAATGCCATAAGGTGTAGAGGGAAGTATATCAAGTTGCTCTTGAATAATGGAAATAAGATAGCTTACTATTTCTGAGTCAGATCTATTATTGTTGTAATGATGGATTTGAGACTGCTCTCCATTTAAATAGCAGGTCATCAAGGTGAGTTTTTCATACTCTAAATCAATAGAAATACTATGGCCACAATACGGATTGAAAGAAAGTAAAATGGGTTTTCTACCTCTTGAAGTATTATCACTACCCAACTCAGTAATAAGATATTTATCTATAAGCTCTTGAACAATAGCTGAAATAGTTGCTTTAGTTAGGCCAAGATTTTTGGATAAGGCGGCACGAGACATAGGACCATTATTTATAAGTTGAGTAAGTATAAGACGCGAATTAATATCACGAATAAGTTCCTGACTACCTATAGGCATAAATTGTCCTCCTAGTTTTATTGATTATATTAGCATAGGTTTAAAAGTATGAAAACCCTAAGAAGTATAGAGAAAATAATGAGATTATTAATTAAAAATACAAGTTATAAAAAATAATATTGCAGCTTCAAGAAATAAGTGTTATATATAAAGTATAGTTTATCCGCTAAACTAATTATGTTTAAGGAGGAGAAAATGGAAATTAAGAATATAAATGAACAAGGATTTAAGTGTGTTGTTGTATTACCTAAAGGAACTAACACAGTTATTGAAAAAGAATACAATATCAAAGAAGATCGCTTGTTATTTGCACGTAATAAATGGCTTATAGCTCATTCAGAGGCAGGATTAGAAAAAGAAGGTGCTTTTGTTGGGTTAAAAGGTAAAAATATTATATTATGACGACTTTTTAAACTACTTTTAAAAACAATAAAAATATCAGGAGGAATTAATAGCATGATGAAGAATCTACCAGAAGTAAAATTAGGTATTATTGCAGTAAGCAGAGATTGTTTTCCTATGTCTTTATCCGAAAATAGAAGGAAAGCAGTGGTAGCAGCATATAAAGGAGAAATTTATGAATGCCCTACCGTGGTCGAGACAGAAAAAGATATGGAAAAAGCATTAACAGAAGTAAAGGCAGCAGGATGTGATGGTTTAGTAGTCTACCTGGGAAATTTTGGCCCAGAAACAGAGGAAACATTAATTGCGAAGTATTTTGATGGACCTGTTATGTATGTGGCTGCAGCAGAAGAAACCGGCAAAGATTTAGTGCAAGGTCGTGGAGATGCTTTCTGTGGTATGCTAAATGCAAGCTACAATTTAAAACTTCGCAATCTTAAAGCCTACATACCAGAATATCCAGTTGGTACAGCAAATGAAGTAGCAGAGATGATAGCTGAATTTGTACCAATTGCCAGAGCTATTGTGGGACTTAATAACTTAAAGGTAATCTCTTTTGGACCTAGGCCACAAAATTTCTTGGCTTGTAATGCACCTATCAAACAACTTTATAACTTAGGGATTGAGATTGAAGAAAACTCAGAACTTGACCTATTTGAAGCATTTAAAAAACATGACGGAGACCCACGTATTGCAGAAGTTGCTAAGGATATGGCAGCAGAATTAGGGGATGGCAATTTAAAACCTGAAATTTTACCTAAGCTAGCTCAATATGAATTAACATTATTAGATTGGATTGAAGAACATAAGGGGATTAGAAAATATGTAGCTATTGCGGGCAAATGTTGGCCAGCATTCCAAACACAATTTGGATTTGTACCATGCTATGTGAATAGTCGTTTAACAGGTATGGGAATCCCAGTGTCCTGTGAAGTAGACATTTATGGAGCAGTAAGTGAATTTATTGGAACAGTCATTAGCGAAGATGCAGTAACTTTATTAGATATTAACAATACAGTACCATCTGATATTTACGAAGAGGACATCAAAGGTCGATTTGAATACACACTAAAAGATACATTTATGGGCTTCCATTGTGGAAATACAAGCACTAAGAAACTTTCATTCTGTGCTATGAAATATCAAATGATTATGGCAAGAAGTCTACCAGAAGAAGTAACACAAGGAACACTTGAGGGAGATATTATTCCGGGAGATATTACATTCTTCAGATTACAAAGTACCTCAGATGCAAAGCTAAGAGCTTATATTGCTGAAGGAGAGGTATTACCTGTTGCAACTCGTTCTTTTGGTGCTATTGGTATCTTTGCTATTCCAGAAATGGGAAGATTCTATCGTCATGTTCTCATTGAAAAGAATTATCCTCATCATGGAGCAGTTGCTTTTGGTAAGTTCGGAAAAACTTTATATGAGGTATTTAAATATATCGGAGTAGATATGGATGAAATAGGATATAACCAACCTAAGGGTGTAAGGTATCCTACAGAAAATCCTTTTTGTTAATAGAAAGAGAGAAGAAATTAAGAAAAAAGAATTATTTGATGAAATTCTTTAGTATAAATAAAAAAGGTAGTTGAGAAAGCTACCTTTTTTTATATTAAAAATGCTATAGGTAAAAGTGCCTTGAATTTTAAATATAAAATTGGATATTTTACATAAAAGGGACTTAGACATAATGCTAAAGATAAAGAATATTATGTTAATTAAATTGAATATAGTTAATGAAAATTATATAATAGTATATATTTAATATAAAAAATTTATTTATTTTTACTAACAAAAGACATAAAGGGGGAGGCAGTTAATGAAATATAGAAATGTTATAAATAATTTAAAGATAAGAAATAAGCTAGCTATCATTTATGTTTTTTGTGTTTTAATACCTGTCATTGTCACAAATTGGGTAGTAATATCTGCTATAAAAAGTAATGTACGTAATCAAGAAGCAATCCGCATGCAAAATGTAATGGATCGTATAAAATATAATATTCAATCAGAAGTAGAGGGATGTATTTCTATAGCCAGTAATTTATGTACAGATAAAGTGATTAATCAATTTTTAATAAGAGATTATACTTCTAATTTAGAGTATTTTAGTGATTATAAAACAACACTTCAAAATAATGTACTGAGGTATTACTATAACTCCCAAAAGATTAATCAAATTATTTTGTATACGGATAATGCTACTATTATCAATGGGGGAAGCTTTTGGAGGATTGATACTATCTTAGGTACGGAATGGTATAAAGAATTCGTGCATAGCGGAAAGGATATTTATTTAGCAACCTATTATGATGAAAAAAAGAAGTACTTAGGTATACAAAGTGCGCCTCGTACTATTAGCCTTATTCAAAAACTAGATTATTTTGACACAGGAGTAATGGAAAAGTTTGTTAAGATTGATTTGCAGTATACGGCTATTAAAAATGAAATTTTAAATGAAAAAATAGACGGAGATATATACATATGTAATAAAGAGTACGTATTATTTTCTAATCAGATAGCTGAAAATGAAAGGAAGGCATTTTTACCTCAAAGTGAACTAGATATTAATCAAGCTACCTATCAAGATAACTTTAGAGTAGCTTCAGATGAATGGACAATTTATATCATGCCCATGAAGATTGGAATAGGTAAAATGATTAAAGAATCTGAACAGATGGTGTGGTACTTAATTATGATTAATTTACTGTTACCAACTATTATTATTACTCTTATTTCCAAGTCGTTTAGTGGAAGAATAAAATTGATGGAACTTTATTTTGAAAAGGTAAAGCAAGAAGAATTTCAATTAATAGAAGGAAGTGTAGGGGAGGATGAGATTGGGGATCTTATTAAAAGCTACAATGTAATGGTGCTTAAAATAAAGGAACTAATAGAGGTTGTTTTTAAAAAAAATGCAGAAAAACAGGCATCAGAATTATCTAGAAAAGGTGCTGAATTAAAAGCTTTACAAAGTCAAGTTAATCCACACTTTATGTTTAATACATTAGAAAGTATACGAATGAGAAGTTTGCTAAAAGAAGAAAATGAGACAGCTGATGTAATAGAAGCATTATCTCAAATTCTGAGAAAATCCTTGTCGTGGAATAATGATTATATCTGTATAGAAGAAGAGATAGTTTTCGTTCAGCAATATGCAAACATACAGAAGTATAGATTTGGTGATAAGATATCTTTCAGTTTTTATGTTATGGAAGGATGTGAGAAGATTAAGATTCCAAAGCTAAGTATTTTAACCTTTGTGGAAAATGCGTGCATACATGGAATAGAGGGAATATCAAAATCAGGAATAATCTCTGTTGCTATAACAAAGGATGAGGAAAATGTATTTATAGAAATTAGTGATTCTGGATGTGGAATGTCCGAGGAAAAACTCCGACTACTAAGGGAAGTATTAAAAGACCCCAATATAAATAAACTAAGTGAATGTAAGAGTACAGGGATGCTAAATGCGCTTATAAGAATGAATTTGTATTGTGAGAACACGCTTGTGTTTGATATAGATAGTGAACTAGGGCAGGGGACAGATATTATGATTCAAATGCCATTAGGGAAAATAGAAATAGAGGGGGAAAAAAGATGATTAATGTATTAATTGTTGATGATGAACCATTTATTCGTCAAGGGCTAAAGATTTTGATTGATTGGGAGGAATATGGATTTAAGATCACAGGAGAAGCAACAAATGGGAAGGAAGCAATAAGCCTTTTAGAAGACAATAATTACGACTTAATCATTACAGATATAAAGATGCCAGAAGTAGATGGAATAGAGTTAGTAGAACATATAAGAAATTATAAATCTAAGGACTTAAAAATTATTATTTTAAGTGGTTATTATGAGTTTGAATATGCTAAACAAGCTATTAGGTATAATGTAGTGGATTATATTTTGAAGCCAATACAAAAAGAAGAATTGATAAGGGTATTATTAGAGTTTAAAGAGGCATATAACAAAGAAATTAAAAGTGCAAAGGATAAGAAATATACTGAACAAATCGCGTTAGAACGTCATTTAAATGCATTGTGTTCTGGCATATATGGTCAAAGTGATATTTCATATGTAGAAGATAAATTACCATATTGTACTAATCTAAGATATATGAGTATAGAAATCAGCTTGAATGATGAAAAGTTTGAAAGGTTGAGTAAGGATGAAAGAAGAAAAGCACTTAAGGAATTTTGTGAGACGTTAAAATGCTATATCGCACCATATGAAAAGTATGCCTTTTTAGATGTAGACAAGCGTAATGAAATTTATGGTATTGGGTTTATATATACTAGAAATTTTTCTGCTCAAAAAAAGATGAGTGAGAAAGAATATATTGTAGATTTACAAGAGTATATGAAGTCTAATCAAAAGTATAAGTTTAATGTCTATATTGGACAAAAGGTTAACCGTATTGATCAAATTAGTGAGTCTTTTAAGTCAGCTATTATTGCTAAATCGTTTCAAAACTACAAAAATGATAAAGCCATTGCTTATTATGATGAGACGTCAGCGGTAAAGTCTAATACCTATGGTGTCAAAAAAGAGTATATGGATGAGCTCATTCATTATACTGAAGAAAATGTAGTAGATAAAATTGATGAATGTGTAGAAAAAATCTATTTAAATTTCCAGGTACATAATATCAATCCAAAGATTATCAGTATAAATATTGATTACTTACTTTGTAGGTTTATTTATTTAGCTAAAGAATTAGACCCAGATGTAGATCAGGAAGAAGTGTTACATTATATTAGTCAATGTGCTTTTGAAGAATCTGCAGTTAGAGGAAGTGCAAAACATTTTAAGGCTTTTGTAAAAGATTTTGCAAATTATTTAGCACAATTAAGACAAACCAATTCACATGGTGTGTTAAAAGAAGTAGAAAGAGAAATAGAAATGCATTATATGCAAAATTTAAGTTTAAAGTCATTGAGCGAAAAATATTATATTAATAGTGCTTACTTAGGACAAATTTTTAAGAAAAACCATGGTATTTCATTCAAAGATTATTTAAATAATTACAGAATAGAAAAAGCGGGGGAACTTCTTATCAGAACTAATGATAAGGTTTGTAATATTGCTCAAATAGTAGGATATAACAATCTAGATTACTTTATTAATAAATTTGTACGCTTAAAAGGAAAAACGCCTTTGCAATATCGTAAACAGTTTTTGAAAAAAACAAAAGAAGACTGTTAATAGTTTGATAAATTAGATTAATACATATTTATATAGTTTTTAAATGTTACATATAAAAGATTGAATAGAATAATAGTAAATAGTATATGAAATGATAACGGGTGAATGAGTTTGCATTTAAATAATGGTTAAAAATACACAACTATATCAGGATATAAAATATAAAAATATATAGTTTGTATATATTTCTTATATAGTTTGTTGGGTTGAGGGGAGTAAGATAAATTGGTAACATTAACTTGTAAAGAAGTAGAGGATATATCAGAAAATAATATTCAGCAGGTGATGACTTAAAAGATGGTATATTTTAAAATTCGAGTGGAGGGATAATATGAAAAAGTTAAAATCTTTTGTAGCACTGCTTGGAGCAATGGGAATGGTAGCTTCATTAGGCGTAGGATGCGGCAATGATGGTACAAATCAACCTACCGAGACAGCAAAAGAGGTTACAGCAAGTGCATCTGGTGAGAATACAACGACAGAGGCAAAGGACATTAAGGAATTCTCAATGTACATAGCAATGCCTGGAACAGAAATACCAACAGACAACAGAGTATACAATAAAATTGCTGAAAAAATTGGCGCAAAAGCTAAGATTACTTGGTTAACAGGTCAAACAGCAAAAGAAAGTATCGGAACAATGGTTGCTGGTGGCGACTATACTGACTTCGTTGTAGGCTCAGATGGTACGTCATTGTTAATTGATGCAGGAGCACTTCTTCCAATTGATGAATACTGGGATAAATATCCAAATATCAAAAATTATTTATCTGAGAGTGATTGGAACAAGGTAAGATCAGAAGACGGTCATATTTATTTAATTCCTCAGTTTGGAGTAGTTAATGGAAAAGATACTCAAACCTACCACAATGATGAAGCATTCTGGATTCAAATTCGTGTATTAGAGTGGGCAGGATATCCAACAATCAAAACGGTTGATGAGTATTTTGATTTAATTGCAAAATATATGGAAGCTAATCCAACTATGGAAGGCGGACTAGAAAATATCGGATTTGAAATGATTTGTGATGACTGGCGTTACTACAGCTTGGAAAATCCTCCAATGTTCTTAGCAGGTTATCCAAATGATGGATGCTGTATTGTAGACCCAGAAACCTTAACAGCATACAACTATAATACTACTGATATTGCAAAAAGATATTTTAATAAGTTAAATGAAGAGTACAAGAAGGGTATAATTGACCCAGAATGTTTCACATTAAATTACGATCAATATATTGCTAAGATTTCTACAGGACGTGTATTAGGTTTAGTTGATCAATACTGGAACTTCCAAACTGCAGAACAATCTATTGAAACACAAGGACTTTATGATAACGCTTATGTGCCATTACCACTTGTAATGGACGAGGGCACAGAACCAAAATGGCACAGTGGTTATTCACTTGACGTATCAAATGGTTTAAGTATTACAACTAGCTGTAAAGATCCTGAAGGTGCATTCCAAATGATTGAAGATATGCTTTCACAAGAAATACAAACATTAGTATGGTGGGGCGAAGAAGGTATCGACTACATGGTAGGTGATGATGGGGTATTTTATAGAACAGAAGAACAAAGAGCGAAAGCTTTAGATAAAGAATATCTTATAAACGAATTATGTAACTCAGGTTATTCTTACTTCCCACATTATGTTGGTATGAATTTAGATGGTATTAATGCATATGCACCAAACTTCCAACCAGGTGAGTACTATGATGGTCAATCAGAGGCTAAGAAAAAAGTGATGGATGCATATGGATATAAAACATTTGCAGAATTCGTAAATGAAGCTGGAGAAAACTCTGATTGGTACCCAATGTGGTCTTATTCAAACACTTGGACAGCTGATACAGATTACGGTTTAGCTAAAGTAAATATGGATGAAGTAAAACATGAATGGCTACCAAAAGTAATTATGTCAGACGATTTCCAAGGTGCATGGGATCAATATATGTCAGTTCTTGGTGAGAGAGTAGATATGAAGGTCTATGAAGATGCACTCACAGCTGAAGTAAGAAGAAGAGTTGACGTTGCACAAGGTAAATAGAAAAATCAAATGGTAAAAAAATAAGAACAGGGGGGCTCTTTATAGGTGATATTAATTAAGAGTCCCCTTTTTGTTTGCAATAGAGAATATAAACTTATAAGTGGACATTAAAGGAGGAGGAAGTATGAGTAGGCAGGCTCAGGTTCAATTAAATAAAGGGATAGGCAAGCCAAAAGCACAAAAGACAGTAGAAGCGAAACAGAGAATATCTTGGAGTGAAATAAAGAAACAAAAGCAATTGATTCTTTTATCACTACCTTTTCTAATCTATGTTATTATTTTCAACTATGCACCATTAGCTGGGTGGGTTATGGCATTCCAAAATTATAAGCCAGCCAAGGGATTTTTTGATCAAACATGGGTAGGGTTTGCTAAATTTAAACAATTATTCTCAAATGATGTATTTTTAGGGGTTATTAGAAATACGTTAGCTATGAGCTTGATTAATTTAGTATTAGGTTTTGTTTTTTCCATAGGATTTGCCCTTTTATTAAATGAATTAAGAAATGTAAAAGCTAAGAAATTTATACAAACGGTTTCTTACTTACCACACTTTTTGTCTTGGGTTATTGTAGTAGGACTTGTATTTCAGGTAGTTTCAATGGATACAGGTATTCTCAATCAGCTATTACTAAAATTACATATTATAGATAAGCCCATTAACTTTTTATCAGAACCTAAATACTATTGGGGAATTGTAGGTATAACTAATGTATGGAAGGAAACAGGATGGGGTAGTATCATCTACTTGGCTGCAATTACAGCTATTAATCCTGAACTTTATGAAGCAGCAGCTATTGATGGCGCTGGTCGTTTCAGAAAAATCCTACATGTAACCTTACCAGGTATTAAATCAACAATATTCATCCTTTTAATTATAAACATTGGAAATATCTTAAATGCCGGATTTGATATGCAATATCTATTAACAAATGGTTTAGTTCAAAAGGTTTCTCAAACTATTGATATTTATGTTCTTAGATATGGTATTAGTTTAGCAGATTATTCATTAGCGACAGCAGCGGGTATCTTTAAGAGTGTAGTTAGTATTGTCTTAATTTTCCTAGCTAATAGATTTGCTAAGGCTGCTGGCGAAGAAAGATTATTCTAGAGGAGGAATTGAGATGAAGACGCAATCATTAAAAAAGCAAAAAATGGGAGATAAAGTTTTTGATGTAGTTAATATGATTATTTTAGCATTGTTTACATTAATCATACTTTATCCCATAGTCAATACAATAGCATACTCTTTTAACGACGGAACAGATGCATTAAGAGGCGGCATTTATCTTTTGCCAAGACAATGGTCATTGCAAAATTATAAGACAGTATTTAATAAAGAATTATTACCTACTGCAGCCAAAATATCTGTATTAAGAACAGTCATCGCAACAGTATCTCAATTATTTGTTACATCTTTATTAGCATATATCTTAAGTAGAAAAGAATTTATTTTCAAAAAGCAACTCTCATTTATATATGTGTTAACCATGTATGTGAATGGAGGATTAATTCCAACATTCGTTTTATATAAAAATCTTGGATTGACCAATAATTTCTGGGTTTATATTATACCAGGTATGGTAAGTGCTTTTAACATGATTGTTATTAGAACATTTATGAATGGATTACCTGATAGTCTAGTTGAGTCAGCCCAAGTAGATGGAGCAGGACATTTCACAATTTTTATGAAGATTATTTTACCATTGTGTAAGCCAGTACTTGCTACAGTTGCATTATTTATTGCAGTATGGCAATGGAACTCATGGTTTGATGCAATGCTTTATAACCGTACAGCAACTAATCTTACAACATTGCAGTATGAGTTAATGAAACTTCTTTCTTCTGTAATGAATCAAGGAAGTAATGCTGAAGCAATGAAGAATGCGGGCAATACAGTATCTCCATTAACTATGCGTGCAGCAACAACCGTTATAACAGCTCTTCCAATTGTATGTTTATATCCATTCTTACAAAGATATTTTGTAACAGGTTTAACCATCGGAGGAGTAAAAGAATAATGGAGTATATTAAAAAAGACAACTATCCTAATTTATTTGAAGCATTAGGCTACGATAAAGAATTAATAGAAGATAGGCTTAATCAAATTATTAATACTATTTTTTATGGCTCAGAGGACGAGAGGCTCTATCATTTGGTAGAAGATGATATGGGATATATCTTGGATACTGGAAATATAGATGTACGTACAGAAGGTATGTCTTATGGAATGATGATCTGTGTACAAAGAAATATGCAAAAAGAATTTAATTGTCTGTGGAAATGGACAAAAACTTATATGTGGCATAGTGAAGGAGACAATAAAGGTTATTTTGCGTGGTCTGCTTCTCCAGGAGGAAAAAGAAATTCTGAAGGTTCAGCTCCAGATGGTGAAGAGTATTTTGCAATGGCCCTATTTTTTGCAGCACATAGATGGGGGGATGGAGTAGGTATTTTTAACTACACGAAAGAAGCGCAGAACCTTCTTCATGAATGTCTCCATAAAGGTGAAGATGGGAGAGGAAACCCTATGTGGGAGCCTACCAATAAGCTGATTAAGTTTGTCCCAGAACTTGATTTTACAGATCCATCTTATCATCTACCACATTTTTATGAACTATTTGCTTTATGGGCTAATGAAGAAGATAGAGACTTTTGGAAGGAAGCAGCTAGAGCTAGTAGAGAATTTCTAAAAAAAGCTTGTCATCCTGAAACAGGATTAGCACCTGAGTATAGTGATTATGATGGAAGACCAAGATACGAGGAAGGGCATGGATACTATTATAGTGACTCCTATCGTGTAATTGCTAATATTGGGCTTGATTATGCTTGGTTTGGCAAAAGTGAATGGGAAAGTGAATGCGCAGACAAAATTCAAAAATTCTTCTGTGATACAGTGAAAGATAATGCAGAGTGTGTTTATGAAATTGACGGCACAATTATAGATCAGCCTGCTTTACATCCAGTGGCAATTATAGCTACTAATGCCATGGGTTCTTTAGCTACCAAGGGAAAATATAGTGAGTTATGTGTTCAAAGGTTTTGGAAAACGCCACTCCGAACTGGAGAAAGAAGGTATTACGATAATTGTTTATATGCATTTGCCTTTCTAGCCTTAAGTGGTAACTATAGAATATGGTAATCAGCTAAATAAGAAGGGCAGTAGATATCAATACTGTCCTTTTTTTATAAATAGAAAATTCAAGGAAAATGAAGGATGAAAGATGAAGAATTGTTAATTTATGAACGTAAAGGAGCAATAGCATGAGAAACTTTTCTAATCCTATTTTGCCAGGATTTTACCCTGACCCATCTATATGTAGGGTTAATGAGGACTATTATCTTGTGACATCAAGTTTTGCTTATTATCCAGGAGTGCCTATTTTTCATAGTAAAGATTTAGTGAATTGGAAACAGATTGGGCATGTGCTTGAAAGAAGTAGTCAATTACATTTAGAAGGAGCCGAGCACTCAGGTGGCATTTATGCGCCAACGCTAAGATATCATGAAGGTATTTTTTATATGATTACAACGAACATATCAGGTGAAGGAAATTTTTATGTTACGGCCACAAGACCGGAAGGACCTTGGTCAGATCCTATTGTGCTAGAAGCAGAGGGAATAGATCCAAGTCTATTTTTTGATGAGGATGGAAGAGTTTATTATGTAGGAACAAGGGAAAAACCAAAAGAAGTTTCCAGGTATTATGGAG
Coding sequences:
- a CDS encoding ROK family transcriptional regulator, whose protein sequence is MPIGSQELIRDINSRLILTQLINNGPMSRAALSKNLGLTKATISAIVQELIDKYLITELGSDNTSRGRKPILLSFNPYCGHSISIDLEYEKLTLMTCYLNGEQSQIHHYNNNRSDSEIVSYLISIIQEQLDILPSTPYGIVGICIGIHGVVSQNQITFAPYSPYCGIDFSTLLEKHFSASVYLENEANLSIIGEKAFCYHYPNMVGISIHSGIGLGLIINHELFSGFNGNAGEFGHTIVEVDGKPCPCGNLGCFEQYTSERSLLLDFTEKKHLPTASIEMLIEAYRTQDPIAIEIIQSFIKYMAIGINNILNVLNPNVIVINCALTTEFPLLLEQISALLKNRMHNFCHLVPSKLQGTSVLIGGVCICTKYFLGLQDLDFKINFSHEILKE
- a CDS encoding L-fucose/L-arabinose isomerase family protein, whose protein sequence is MKNLPEVKLGIIAVSRDCFPMSLSENRRKAVVAAYKGEIYECPTVVETEKDMEKALTEVKAAGCDGLVVYLGNFGPETEETLIAKYFDGPVMYVAAAEETGKDLVQGRGDAFCGMLNASYNLKLRNLKAYIPEYPVGTANEVAEMIAEFVPIARAIVGLNNLKVISFGPRPQNFLACNAPIKQLYNLGIEIEENSELDLFEAFKKHDGDPRIAEVAKDMAAELGDGNLKPEILPKLAQYELTLLDWIEEHKGIRKYVAIAGKCWPAFQTQFGFVPCYVNSRLTGMGIPVSCEVDIYGAVSEFIGTVISEDAVTLLDINNTVPSDIYEEDIKGRFEYTLKDTFMGFHCGNTSTKKLSFCAMKYQMIMARSLPEEVTQGTLEGDIIPGDITFFRLQSTSDAKLRAYIAEGEVLPVATRSFGAIGIFAIPEMGRFYRHVLIEKNYPHHGAVAFGKFGKTLYEVFKYIGVDMDEIGYNQPKGVRYPTENPFC
- a CDS encoding sensor histidine kinase, giving the protein MKYRNVINNLKIRNKLAIIYVFCVLIPVIVTNWVVISAIKSNVRNQEAIRMQNVMDRIKYNIQSEVEGCISIASNLCTDKVINQFLIRDYTSNLEYFSDYKTTLQNNVLRYYYNSQKINQIILYTDNATIINGGSFWRIDTILGTEWYKEFVHSGKDIYLATYYDEKKKYLGIQSAPRTISLIQKLDYFDTGVMEKFVKIDLQYTAIKNEILNEKIDGDIYICNKEYVLFSNQIAENERKAFLPQSELDINQATYQDNFRVASDEWTIYIMPMKIGIGKMIKESEQMVWYLIMINLLLPTIIITLISKSFSGRIKLMELYFEKVKQEEFQLIEGSVGEDEIGDLIKSYNVMVLKIKELIEVVFKKNAEKQASELSRKGAELKALQSQVNPHFMFNTLESIRMRSLLKEENETADVIEALSQILRKSLSWNNDYICIEEEIVFVQQYANIQKYRFGDKISFSFYVMEGCEKIKIPKLSILTFVENACIHGIEGISKSGIISVAITKDEENVFIEISDSGCGMSEEKLRLLREVLKDPNINKLSECKSTGMLNALIRMNLYCENTLVFDIDSELGQGTDIMIQMPLGKIEIEGEKR
- a CDS encoding response regulator transcription factor; this encodes MINVLIVDDEPFIRQGLKILIDWEEYGFKITGEATNGKEAISLLEDNNYDLIITDIKMPEVDGIELVEHIRNYKSKDLKIIILSGYYEFEYAKQAIRYNVVDYILKPIQKEELIRVLLEFKEAYNKEIKSAKDKKYTEQIALERHLNALCSGIYGQSDISYVEDKLPYCTNLRYMSIEISLNDEKFERLSKDERRKALKEFCETLKCYIAPYEKYAFLDVDKRNEIYGIGFIYTRNFSAQKKMSEKEYIVDLQEYMKSNQKYKFNVYIGQKVNRIDQISESFKSAIIAKSFQNYKNDKAIAYYDETSAVKSNTYGVKKEYMDELIHYTEENVVDKIDECVEKIYLNFQVHNINPKIISINIDYLLCRFIYLAKELDPDVDQEEVLHYISQCAFEESAVRGSAKHFKAFVKDFANYLAQLRQTNSHGVLKEVEREIEMHYMQNLSLKSLSEKYYINSAYLGQIFKKNHGISFKDYLNNYRIEKAGELLIRTNDKVCNIAQIVGYNNLDYFINKFVRLKGKTPLQYRKQFLKKTKEDC
- a CDS encoding extracellular solute-binding protein; the encoded protein is MKKLKSFVALLGAMGMVASLGVGCGNDGTNQPTETAKEVTASASGENTTTEAKDIKEFSMYIAMPGTEIPTDNRVYNKIAEKIGAKAKITWLTGQTAKESIGTMVAGGDYTDFVVGSDGTSLLIDAGALLPIDEYWDKYPNIKNYLSESDWNKVRSEDGHIYLIPQFGVVNGKDTQTYHNDEAFWIQIRVLEWAGYPTIKTVDEYFDLIAKYMEANPTMEGGLENIGFEMICDDWRYYSLENPPMFLAGYPNDGCCIVDPETLTAYNYNTTDIAKRYFNKLNEEYKKGIIDPECFTLNYDQYIAKISTGRVLGLVDQYWNFQTAEQSIETQGLYDNAYVPLPLVMDEGTEPKWHSGYSLDVSNGLSITTSCKDPEGAFQMIEDMLSQEIQTLVWWGEEGIDYMVGDDGVFYRTEEQRAKALDKEYLINELCNSGYSYFPHYVGMNLDGINAYAPNFQPGEYYDGQSEAKKKVMDAYGYKTFAEFVNEAGENSDWYPMWSYSNTWTADTDYGLAKVNMDEVKHEWLPKVIMSDDFQGAWDQYMSVLGERVDMKVYEDALTAEVRRRVDVAQGK